Proteins from one Effusibacillus pohliae DSM 22757 genomic window:
- the rlmN gene encoding 23S rRNA (adenine(2503)-C(2))-methyltransferase RlmN, with product MPNAKTDGQQGVIEIETLLQLTRQKTELYGLLPNEMEQWVSELGQLKFRARQIYNWLYKKRVTTFDEMTDLPAAFREQLKEKAVIGTMKEVTRQTSRDGTVKLLLELHDGSTVETVLMRHNYGNSVCVSTQVGCRMGCTFCASTLGGLIRNLSAGEIVEQLMFFQRMLDAEGERVSSVVLMGSGEPLENYDAAMKFVDIITSPESVHIGARHITVSTSGLVPAIRRLADEQRQITLAISLHSPFDELRSSMMPINRAWNIEKLMDACRYYWNKTGRRLSFEYALIGGVNDDLRHARALADLLRGMPCHVNLIPVNYVPERNYQRTPKEQIRAFVNELQRLGVNATIRREMGHDIAAACGQLRAEQGRS from the coding sequence ATGCCGAATGCGAAAACTGATGGACAACAGGGGGTGATCGAGATCGAGACACTGCTGCAGCTTACGAGACAAAAAACGGAATTGTACGGCCTGTTGCCGAACGAGATGGAACAATGGGTGAGCGAGCTGGGCCAGCTGAAATTCCGCGCCAGGCAGATCTACAACTGGCTGTACAAAAAAAGGGTGACCACGTTCGACGAGATGACCGATTTGCCTGCCGCGTTCCGCGAACAGTTGAAAGAAAAAGCGGTCATCGGGACGATGAAGGAAGTGACCCGTCAGACCTCGCGCGACGGAACGGTCAAATTGTTGCTTGAACTGCACGACGGCAGCACGGTGGAAACGGTTTTGATGCGCCACAATTACGGGAACTCGGTGTGTGTGTCGACGCAGGTCGGCTGCCGCATGGGCTGCACATTCTGCGCTTCGACGTTGGGCGGGCTGATTCGCAATCTGTCGGCCGGCGAAATCGTCGAGCAACTGATGTTTTTCCAACGGATGCTGGATGCGGAGGGCGAACGCGTTTCCTCGGTCGTGCTGATGGGGTCGGGAGAACCGCTTGAGAACTACGATGCGGCGATGAAGTTTGTCGATATCATCACCTCTCCCGAGTCGGTCCACATCGGGGCCCGTCACATTACCGTATCCACCAGCGGTCTGGTGCCGGCGATTCGCAGGCTGGCGGATGAACAGCGGCAAATCACGCTGGCGATCTCGCTGCATTCTCCGTTTGACGAACTGCGTTCCTCGATGATGCCGATCAACCGGGCGTGGAACATTGAAAAACTGATGGATGCCTGCCGCTATTACTGGAACAAGACGGGGCGCCGCTTGTCGTTCGAATACGCGTTGATCGGCGGGGTGAACGACGATCTGCGGCACGCGCGGGCGCTCGCCGATTTGTTGCGCGGCATGCCGTGCCACGTCAATCTGATTCCGGTCAACTATGTGCCGGAACGAAATTACCAACGTACGCCAAAAGAGCAGATTCGAGCATTTGTCAACGAACTGCAGCGACTGGGAGTGAACGCAACGATCCGCCGGGAAATGGGACACGACATCGCGGCCGCTTGCGGCCAGCTGCGGGCGGAACAGGGGAGAAGCTAG
- a CDS encoding Stp1/IreP family PP2C-type Ser/Thr phosphatase yields the protein MEYAAKSHIGLVRQINEDEFALHMDLDPYQVVLVADGMGGHLAGEIASSIAVEVAGQELRQKLSGKTEEEAEPELSDYIVESILRANEEIYQRGRSSSGYAGMGTTIVASIVSPRSITLGYIGDSRGYLVTPKGITQLTDDHSLVNELYKNGQLTEEEVNAHPQKNILTRALGTDMQVEVDLIRTTWQEGDILLLCTDGLTNLVSNGEIAEVMSQPGSLDDKINRLIDRALEEGGNDNITVVALQNTGKRKRGETQ from the coding sequence ATGGAGTACGCCGCGAAAAGCCATATCGGGCTGGTTCGGCAAATCAATGAGGATGAGTTTGCCCTGCACATGGACCTTGATCCGTATCAGGTGGTACTCGTTGCAGACGGCATGGGAGGTCATCTGGCAGGCGAAATCGCTTCTTCGATCGCGGTTGAGGTGGCGGGACAGGAACTGCGCCAGAAGCTCAGCGGCAAAACGGAGGAAGAAGCGGAGCCGGAACTGAGCGATTACATTGTGGAATCGATCTTGCGGGCGAATGAAGAGATCTATCAGCGCGGACGCAGTTCCAGCGGCTATGCCGGGATGGGAACGACAATCGTCGCCAGCATTGTGAGTCCCCGTTCGATCACCCTGGGCTATATCGGAGACAGCCGGGGATATCTGGTGACGCCGAAGGGCATCACCCAATTGACGGATGATCATTCGCTGGTGAACGAATTATACAAAAACGGCCAGTTAACCGAGGAAGAAGTGAATGCTCATCCGCAGAAAAACATTTTGACCCGCGCTTTGGGGACCGATATGCAGGTGGAAGTGGATCTGATCCGGACCACCTGGCAGGAAGGGGACATCCTGCTACTGTGCACCGACGGATTGACTAACCTGGTAAGCAACGGCGAGATCGCCGAGGTAATGAGCCAACCGGGTAGCCTGGATGACAAGATCAACCGGCTGATTGACCGGGCGCTGGAGGAAGGCGGTAATGATAATATTACCGTTGTGGCACTGCAAAATACGGGCAAGCGGAAACGGGGTGAGACGCAGTGA
- the pknB gene encoding Stk1 family PASTA domain-containing Ser/Thr kinase, with protein sequence MAIVYRALDTVLNRYVSVKVLRPEFVADEDFVRRFRREAQSAASLSHPNVVNIYDVGVEGETYFIVMEYINGKTLKEIIQERAPLPVAEAVEIAKQICSALQHAHERQIVHRDIKPHNIMIGRDGHVKVTDFGIARAVSSSTITHNGSVIGSVHYFSPEQARGAITDVKSDIYSLGVVLYEMLTGELPFSGESPISVALKHLQEHFVEPRQLNPKIPQSVENIILKALAKNPEVRYQSAKEMFVDLDQALQNPNVAKFTVPDPTAFTQPTIQIPAAVLREHSPAKADAGQENTEQPKRKRSLWKTVAFVLMWLLIGALGVSAGFLIVNKLLNVPEVTMPNVEGKRYEEAVDLLKKFGFKEENIKRVDTKDPGDTNRPPMQAGFVFEQDPKSNVRVKTSRVVTLKVSQGPEAVIMPNLVGMDEQRARDELARLHLDLNSVKFITKPNDAEKGTVFQQVPPQQVQVLPGQTQIEVYISSGPELATVPDVRTLSVADASAKIRAAGFQVGDIASDYSYTVDSGYVTKQDPLGGEKPKGSKVNLWVSKGMPPDAKRLSYKVKAEPDPGAIVTITIRRKDARGAQTVVDNEKISQPKEYPVELILAPNTTGEIEVYENGQLKDKKTVPYPQ encoded by the coding sequence ATGGCCATCGTCTACCGTGCGCTCGACACCGTTTTGAACCGCTATGTATCGGTCAAGGTCCTGCGTCCGGAGTTTGTGGCGGACGAAGATTTTGTCCGCCGGTTTCGGCGGGAAGCGCAATCGGCAGCCAGCCTGTCCCATCCGAACGTGGTCAACATTTACGATGTCGGGGTGGAAGGCGAGACGTATTTTATCGTGATGGAATACATCAATGGCAAGACGCTGAAAGAGATCATCCAGGAGCGAGCGCCGCTGCCCGTGGCGGAAGCGGTCGAGATCGCCAAACAGATCTGTTCGGCGCTGCAGCACGCCCATGAACGTCAGATCGTGCACCGCGACATCAAGCCGCACAACATCATGATCGGCAGGGACGGTCACGTGAAGGTGACCGATTTTGGCATCGCGCGGGCGGTCAGTTCCAGCACGATCACCCATAACGGGTCGGTGATCGGATCGGTGCATTATTTTTCACCGGAACAGGCGCGCGGTGCGATCACCGATGTGAAATCGGACATCTATTCGCTTGGTGTCGTCCTGTATGAGATGCTGACCGGGGAGCTGCCGTTTTCCGGCGAGAGTCCGATCTCGGTGGCCTTGAAACACTTGCAGGAACATTTTGTCGAACCCCGCCAGTTGAATCCGAAGATTCCGCAAAGCGTCGAGAACATTATTCTGAAAGCGCTGGCGAAAAATCCGGAAGTCCGCTACCAGTCGGCCAAGGAAATGTTCGTCGATCTCGACCAGGCGTTGCAAAACCCGAACGTAGCGAAATTTACCGTACCGGATCCAACCGCTTTTACGCAGCCGACGATTCAGATCCCGGCCGCCGTTTTACGGGAACATTCACCCGCCAAAGCGGACGCAGGGCAGGAGAACACGGAACAGCCGAAGCGGAAAAGGAGCCTCTGGAAAACGGTCGCTTTCGTTCTGATGTGGCTGCTGATCGGGGCGCTGGGTGTGTCGGCCGGGTTTCTGATCGTCAACAAGCTGCTGAACGTTCCCGAGGTGACGATGCCGAATGTCGAGGGAAAGAGATACGAAGAAGCGGTCGACCTGTTGAAAAAATTCGGCTTCAAGGAAGAGAATATCAAGCGGGTGGACACCAAAGATCCGGGTGACACCAATCGGCCGCCGATGCAAGCCGGCTTTGTTTTCGAGCAAGACCCCAAATCAAACGTGCGGGTCAAGACCAGCCGGGTCGTGACGCTCAAAGTCAGTCAGGGGCCGGAAGCGGTGATCATGCCGAATTTGGTGGGAATGGACGAGCAAAGGGCGCGGGATGAACTGGCCAGGCTGCACCTCGATCTGAACTCTGTAAAATTTATCACAAAACCGAACGATGCAGAAAAAGGAACCGTCTTCCAGCAAGTTCCTCCCCAGCAGGTGCAAGTGCTCCCCGGACAAACGCAGATCGAAGTGTACATATCGTCTGGACCGGAATTGGCAACGGTTCCTGACGTGCGCACTTTGTCCGTTGCGGACGCATCTGCGAAAATTCGGGCTGCAGGATTCCAGGTCGGCGACATCGCGTCCGATTACAGCTATACGGTCGACAGCGGCTATGTGACGAAACAAGACCCGCTCGGCGGAGAAAAGCCGAAAGGATCGAAGGTCAATCTGTGGGTGTCAAAAGGCATGCCGCCCGACGCGAAACGGCTGTCGTATAAAGTCAAGGCGGAACCGGATCCTGGGGCTATCGTAACGATCACGATCAGGCGGAAAGATGCGCGAGGAGCGCAAACGGTGGTCGATAACGAGAAAATCTCGCAGCCGAAAGAATACCCGGTGGAACTGATTCTTGCCCCCAATACCACGGGCGAAATTGAAGTGTACGAAAACGGACAGTTGAAAGATAAGAAAACGGTACCTTATCCGCAGTAA
- the rsmB gene encoding 16S rRNA (cytosine(967)-C(5))-methyltransferase RsmB, giving the protein MQTGNRKHQLTAREMALQVLLAVEQQAAYSNLALQAALARHPLPANEKALATEIVYGTVQRLNTIDYRLLPFLKQPLTKLDDWVRNLLRLSVYQLDYLERVPPFAVIHEAVEIAKRKNPRLSGFVNAVLRNLLRAGQPDFPPFEQDPVRHLSLVHSHPEWLVREWIGQYGAEETARICQANNQRPALSLRVNRLRATREEVLAALAKEGLAARLSAVSPDGIVLATGTDVTKLPPFQEGLCTVQDESSMLVALCVDPQPGMRILDACAAPGGKTTHLAERMEDRGEIVAADIHEHKIGLIRNATARLGLRSVQPIAGDVRELAGSLGQFDAVLLDAPCSGFGVIRRKPDIKWRKTQQDAIAIRGVQTDLIRKLADSVKPGGILVYSTCTIERQENQEIIRNFLRERTDFQIAPLSPLLPEDVAKTAVSPDGWAQVLPHHFGTDGFFICRMRKLMDNRG; this is encoded by the coding sequence GTGCTGCTGGCTGTCGAACAGCAGGCCGCCTACAGCAATCTGGCGCTGCAGGCGGCGTTGGCGAGGCATCCGCTGCCTGCCAACGAAAAAGCGCTGGCCACCGAAATCGTATATGGAACCGTTCAACGGTTGAACACGATCGATTACCGGCTGCTGCCCTTTTTGAAACAACCGCTGACGAAGCTGGACGATTGGGTGCGCAATCTGTTGCGGCTGAGCGTCTACCAGCTCGACTATCTGGAGCGGGTGCCGCCGTTTGCGGTGATTCATGAAGCGGTTGAAATCGCCAAACGGAAAAATCCCCGCTTGTCCGGATTTGTCAACGCTGTGCTGCGCAACTTGTTGCGGGCGGGACAGCCAGATTTTCCTCCGTTTGAACAAGACCCGGTTCGCCATTTGTCGCTCGTGCACTCCCACCCGGAGTGGCTGGTGCGGGAGTGGATCGGGCAGTATGGTGCCGAGGAGACGGCTCGCATCTGCCAGGCGAACAATCAGCGCCCCGCCCTATCTCTGCGGGTAAACCGGTTGCGTGCGACGCGGGAAGAGGTGCTCGCGGCGCTGGCGAAAGAAGGGCTGGCAGCCCGGCTGTCGGCCGTTTCTCCGGACGGGATCGTACTGGCGACCGGAACGGACGTGACAAAATTGCCCCCTTTCCAGGAAGGGCTCTGTACGGTCCAGGATGAAAGTTCGATGCTGGTCGCACTGTGTGTCGATCCGCAGCCGGGTATGCGAATTCTCGATGCTTGCGCCGCTCCTGGCGGCAAAACGACCCATCTGGCGGAGCGGATGGAGGACCGCGGGGAGATCGTGGCGGCCGACATCCATGAACACAAAATCGGTCTGATCCGAAACGCGACCGCCCGACTCGGATTGCGATCGGTGCAGCCGATTGCCGGTGATGTGCGGGAATTGGCAGGATCGCTGGGGCAGTTTGATGCTGTCTTGTTGGACGCCCCCTGCTCCGGATTCGGCGTGATCCGCCGGAAACCGGACATCAAATGGCGGAAAACGCAGCAGGATGCAATCGCGATCCGGGGCGTGCAAACGGATTTGATCCGTAAGCTGGCCGACTCGGTGAAACCGGGTGGTATCCTGGTCTACTCGACTTGTACGATCGAGCGGCAGGAAAATCAGGAGATTATAAGGAATTTTTTAAGGGAACGAACCGATTTTCAAATCGCACCGCTGAGCCCCCTCCTGCCGGAGGATGTAGCGAAAACCGCCGTTTCGCCGGATGGGTGGGCCCAGGTGCTACCGCACCATTTTGGCACGGACGGATTTTTCATATGCCGAATGCGAAAACTGATGGACAACAGGGGGTGA